One part of the Streptomyces sp. NBC_00286 genome encodes these proteins:
- a CDS encoding roadblock/LC7 domain-containing protein, whose protein sequence is MIQQRANFDWMLKELSDGVPGTRQVVVLSADGLRIARYGGDPDAADRVAAACAGLQSLAAAVATEIPDTDGRMRMVIIEIHGGYFYMMAAGPGAYLAVLADETVDAGLMSNRMRDLVVRIGAHLTSPPRRNGTAV, encoded by the coding sequence GTGATCCAGCAGCGAGCCAACTTCGACTGGATGCTCAAGGAGCTGTCCGACGGGGTGCCCGGGACCCGGCAGGTCGTGGTGCTCTCCGCCGACGGCCTGCGCATCGCCCGGTACGGCGGTGATCCCGACGCCGCCGACCGCGTCGCCGCGGCCTGCGCCGGACTGCAGAGTCTGGCCGCGGCCGTCGCCACCGAGATCCCCGACACCGACGGCCGGATGCGGATGGTGATCATCGAGATCCACGGCGGCTACTTCTACATGATGGCCGCGGGCCCCGGCGCCTATCTCGCCGTCCTCGCCGACGAGACCGTCGACGCCGGGCTCATGAGCAACCGCATGCGCGACCTCGTCGTACGGATCGGTGCCCACCTGACGAGTCCGCCCCGGCGGAACGGGACGGCCGTATGA
- a CDS encoding DUF742 domain-containing protein, with protein MTPPQRRRRFPKEPPEHSPPKIPDAAAAPAPVEAQGEGNQPGRLYILTGQVEDGDRAALDLVTLIVANDDVPPPTAQPEQAALLRLCRTPLSVAELSAYLNLPFSVVTVLLTELLTAELVHARAPIVRSELPDRSLLEAVMHGLQKL; from the coding sequence ATGACTCCTCCGCAACGACGGCGGCGCTTCCCCAAGGAACCGCCGGAGCACAGTCCCCCGAAGATCCCTGATGCGGCGGCGGCACCGGCGCCGGTCGAGGCGCAGGGCGAGGGGAACCAGCCAGGGCGGCTGTACATCCTCACCGGCCAGGTCGAGGACGGCGACCGGGCCGCGCTGGACCTGGTGACCCTGATCGTGGCGAACGACGATGTGCCGCCGCCCACCGCCCAGCCGGAACAGGCGGCCCTGCTCCGGCTCTGCCGGACCCCCCTGTCCGTGGCCGAGCTCTCGGCCTATCTCAATCTGCCGTTCAGCGTGGTGACCGTACTGCTGACCGAGCTGCTGACGGCCGAACTGGTACACGCGCGCGCCCCGATCGTCCGCTCGGAGCTGCCCGACCGTTCCCTCCTCGAAGCGGTGATGCATGGACTTCAAAAGCTCTGA
- a CDS encoding GTP-binding protein yields the protein MDFKSSDTVAGPRAEDHLPHTAQAAVKIVIVGGFGVGKTTMVGSVSEIRPLTTEETMTQAGVGVDDNYGSDTKTATTVAMDFGRISITEQLVLYLFGTPGQERFWFLWNGLFEGALGAVVLIDTRRLEVSFDVIGRLEERGVPFVVAVNDFPDAPRYPMEDLRAALDLPEEIPIVKCDARRRASSRDVLMTLMRFLHSIAMASAPA from the coding sequence ATGGACTTCAAAAGCTCTGACACGGTCGCGGGCCCTCGCGCCGAGGACCATCTTCCGCATACGGCGCAGGCCGCCGTGAAGATCGTGATCGTGGGTGGCTTCGGCGTCGGCAAGACGACCATGGTGGGCTCCGTCAGCGAGATCAGGCCGCTGACCACGGAGGAGACCATGACGCAGGCCGGCGTCGGAGTCGACGACAACTACGGCTCGGACACCAAGACGGCCACCACCGTGGCCATGGACTTCGGCCGCATCAGCATCACCGAACAGCTGGTGCTGTATCTGTTCGGCACCCCCGGTCAGGAACGCTTCTGGTTTCTGTGGAACGGGCTGTTCGAGGGCGCCCTCGGGGCGGTCGTTCTGATCGACACCCGGCGCCTGGAAGTCAGCTTCGACGTCATCGGCCGCCTGGAGGAACGCGGTGTGCCGTTCGTCGTCGCCGTCAACGACTTCCCGGACGCGCCCCGTTACCCCATGGAGGACCTGCGCGCCGCGCTCGACCTTCCCGAGGAGATCCCCATCGTGAAGTGCGATGCGCGCCGCAGGGCGTCCAGCCGTGACGTGCTGATGACCCTGATGCGCTTCCTCCACTCGATCGCCATGGCCTCCGCGCCCGCCTGA
- a CDS encoding cytochrome P450: MDDPGQYDPTPGPPPGCPAHGTGPGGLRRLYGPEAEDMGALYEKLRAEHGNVAPALLHQDVPIWVVLGHTENLHMVRTPSQYTRDSRIWNAVRDGSAGPDHPLMPLFAWQPICAMAEGDEHLRLRGAVVGAMSTIDHRGIRRYINRATQLLVNRFCEEGSADLVSQFAEHLPMAVLCEILGMPEEYNDRIVHAARDMIKGTETAIASNEYLMSVLNRLTLRRRAQPQEDFTSHLIRHPAGLTDDEVAQHLRLVLCAAYEATANLIANVLRMVLTDPRFRAQLNGGQMTVPEAVEQSLWDEPPFSAVLGYFAKQDTELGGQHIRKGDGLLLGMAPGNVDPRVRPDLTANMQGNRSHLAFGGGPHECPGQDIGRAIADVGVDALLMRLPDIQLACEEHELRWTASISSRHLVELPVTFMAQPPQDDSQLPGARTAERQPRVDWQVTTPAPAPEPTPAPQPEAPRPEPVAPEAGPERRLGAWQRFVRWWRGY, from the coding sequence ATGGACGACCCCGGTCAGTACGACCCCACGCCCGGCCCGCCGCCGGGCTGCCCCGCCCACGGCACGGGCCCCGGCGGACTGCGCCGCCTGTACGGCCCCGAGGCGGAGGACATGGGAGCCCTGTACGAGAAACTCCGCGCCGAACACGGCAACGTCGCCCCCGCGCTGCTCCACCAGGACGTGCCGATCTGGGTGGTGCTCGGCCACACCGAGAACCTGCATATGGTCCGCACCCCCTCGCAGTACACCCGCGACAGCCGCATCTGGAACGCCGTCCGGGACGGCTCGGCGGGCCCGGACCACCCGCTCATGCCCCTCTTCGCCTGGCAGCCCATCTGCGCCATGGCCGAGGGCGACGAGCATCTGCGGCTGCGCGGGGCGGTGGTGGGCGCCATGTCGACCATCGACCACCGCGGCATCCGCCGCTACATCAACCGCGCGACGCAGCTCCTGGTCAACCGCTTCTGCGAGGAGGGGAGCGCCGACCTGGTGAGCCAGTTCGCCGAGCACCTTCCGATGGCCGTGCTGTGCGAGATCCTCGGTATGCCCGAGGAGTACAACGACCGCATCGTGCACGCCGCCCGCGACATGATCAAGGGCACCGAGACGGCGATCGCCAGCAACGAGTACCTCATGAGCGTCCTGAACCGGCTCACGCTGCGCCGTCGTGCCCAGCCCCAGGAGGACTTCACCAGCCACCTCATCAGGCACCCGGCAGGGCTCACCGACGACGAGGTGGCCCAGCACCTGCGCCTCGTGCTGTGCGCCGCCTACGAGGCCACCGCCAACCTCATCGCCAACGTGCTGCGCATGGTGCTCACCGACCCGCGTTTCCGCGCCCAGCTCAACGGCGGCCAGATGACGGTGCCCGAGGCGGTCGAGCAGTCCCTGTGGGACGAGCCGCCGTTCAGCGCCGTCCTGGGCTACTTCGCCAAGCAGGACACCGAGTTGGGCGGTCAGCACATCCGCAAGGGCGACGGGCTGCTGCTCGGAATGGCGCCCGGCAACGTCGACCCACGCGTCCGCCCGGACCTCACGGCGAACATGCAGGGCAACCGCTCGCACCTCGCCTTCGGCGGCGGCCCCCACGAATGCCCCGGCCAGGACATCGGCCGCGCCATCGCCGACGTCGGCGTCGACGCGCTTCTGATGCGACTTCCGGACATCCAACTCGCCTGCGAAGAGCATGAGTTGCGCTGGACGGCGTCCATCTCCTCACGGCACCTGGTGGAGCTCCCGGTGACGTTCATGGCGCAGCCGCCGCAGGACGACTCGCAACTGCCCGGCGCCCGCACCGCCGAGCGGCAGCCGCGGGTGGACTGGCAGGTCACCACGCCCGCCCCGGCACCCGAACCCACGCCGGCACCGCAGCCCGAGGCTCCCCGGCCCGAACCGGTGGCTCCGGAGGCCGGACCCGAGCGCCGCCTCGGCGCCTGGCAGCGCTTCGTCCGCTGGTGGAGGGGCTACTGA
- a CDS encoding RluA family pseudouridine synthase yields MRRRNRIPAAPLPQREGVDPVRVRLPVDGAWGTVREHLVERLAAGAGVIDGMLDAGLIVGADGQPVAADAAYVPGMFVWFHRELPDEVPVPFDVDVVYRDEHIVVADKPHFLATTPRGSHVAETALARLRRELGIESLTAAHRLDRLTAGLVLFTVRPEERGAYQSLFRDRLVHKEYEAVAPYRESLALSRTVRSRIEKERGVLAAREIPGEPNAVTLVELLEHRGGRARYRLLPRTGQTHQLRVHMNALGVPILGDPLYPVVTGPMPAGDFRRPLQLLARVLEFTDPVTGHSHSFVSGRTLGAWSAYENWADQ; encoded by the coding sequence GTGAGACGTAGGAACCGCATTCCGGCCGCTCCCCTGCCGCAGCGTGAGGGGGTGGATCCGGTGCGGGTGCGATTGCCCGTCGACGGGGCTTGGGGCACCGTTCGGGAGCATCTGGTGGAGCGGCTCGCGGCGGGGGCCGGGGTGATCGACGGGATGCTCGACGCGGGGCTGATCGTCGGGGCGGACGGGCAGCCGGTGGCGGCGGACGCGGCGTATGTGCCGGGAATGTTCGTGTGGTTCCACCGGGAACTGCCCGACGAGGTGCCGGTGCCGTTCGATGTCGATGTGGTGTATCGCGACGAGCACATCGTCGTGGCCGACAAGCCGCACTTCCTGGCCACGACACCGCGCGGCAGTCATGTCGCCGAGACGGCTCTCGCGCGGCTGCGGCGGGAACTCGGCATCGAGTCGCTCACGGCGGCGCACCGGCTGGACCGGCTCACGGCCGGGTTGGTGCTGTTCACGGTGCGGCCCGAGGAACGGGGCGCGTATCAGTCGCTGTTCCGCGACCGGCTCGTACACAAGGAGTACGAGGCGGTGGCCCCGTACCGGGAATCCTTGGCGCTGTCCCGGACCGTGCGCAGCCGGATCGAGAAGGAGCGCGGGGTGCTGGCCGCCCGCGAGATCCCCGGCGAACCGAACGCGGTGACCCTGGTCGAGCTGCTCGAGCACCGGGGCGGACGCGCGCGCTACCGACTGCTGCCCCGCACCGGGCAGACCCACCAGCTGCGGGTGCACATGAACGCGCTGGGTGTGCCGATCCTCGGTGACCCGCTCTACCCGGTGGTGACCGGCCCGATGCCGGCCGGTGACTTCCGGCGCCCGCTCCAACTGCTGGCGCGGGTGCTGGAGTTCACCGATCCGGTCACGGGGCACAGCCACTCGTTCGTGAGCGGCCGGACGCTGGGGGCGTGGTCCGCGTACGAGAACTGGGCGGATCAGTGA